Genomic DNA from Lactococcus garvieae:
GCAACGGATTCATTTTGACCTTAATGGTCAACGTGATGAGGAACGCTTGCGCTTTGCATTGGATACTCAAACACCTGCAGATATCGCTTTTTCTGCGGTCAAACAAGTTGAAGATGACTTTCATGTGCGTTTTCACAAGCATGAGAAAATTTATGAATACCTGTTAGAAAACAGTAAAGTTCGGCGTCCGTTTACACGTCTTTACCGGGCACATTTTCGCTATAATCTTGATGAAAACCTGATGCGCCAGGCTCTAAATGACTTAATAGGAACTCATGACTTTACGGGATTTACAGCTGCAGGAGCGACGGTTGAGGATAAGGTCCGTACGATAACTCAAGCGGAACTTGTTAAGATAGACGAGGAAACCTATAAATTTATTTTCCGTGGCAATGGTTTTCTCTATAAACAGGTTCGTAATATGATGGGCACTGTAATAAAAATAGGAAATGGGCGTATGCCTGTTTCTCAGATTAAAAAGATACTAGAAAGTAAAAATCGTGACTTAGCAGGTCCGACTGCGGCCCCAGAAGGGCTCTATCTCAAGGAGGTAATCTATCTTGACTAAAAACATTGTTGCTGTACATGACATTTCTTGTGTTGGTCGCTGTTCACTCACAGTGGCGCTTCCTATTATCAGTGCTTATGGAATTGAGTGCCGCCTTCTACCAACTGCGCTTTTGTCAACACATACAGGTGGCTTTACTAACTTTACTTATCTTGACCTGACAGATGAGATGCGTAAAATTATTAACGCATGGCAAGAGTTAGACCTACAGATGGATGGAATTTACAGTGGTTTCATGGCTTCAGCTGAGCAGATTGATGTGCTGAAAGAGTTGATTGCTCTATACAAAGATGCGGACAACCTTTCCATTATTGATCCTGTTATGGCAGATCATGGTGAGCTTTATAGTGTTTTTGATATGAATTTTGTAGAAAAGATGGGAGAGCTCCTGCCTTATGCAGATGTTCTCATCCCTAATATTACAGAAGCCTGCCTCCTCACCGACACACCTTATCAAGAGGGTGTGCAGTCTGAGGATTTTATCCACATGCTTATTGAAAAGTTACAAGCACGTGGCGCCAAAAATGTTGTTTTGACTGGTGTCATGCTAGATGAAAAATATATTGGAGCTGCCGCAGCTAGAAATACAGGCCAAATTGACTATGTTTTAGCAGAAAAGTTGCCGGGAGCTTATCACGGGACAGGTGATATATTTGGCTCGGTTTTATCGGCTGAGTTAACAAGTGGCAAGACTTTAACAGCGGCCACACGTGAGGCTGTAGACTTTGTAGTGAAGTCAATTAAAAATACTCCTAAGTCTGCTGATAAACGTTATGGTGTGGAGTTTGAGCAGACTCTGAAAAGCAAGAGGAATCAAGAAAAATGAAGTATTCTACAAAAAAACTGACACTGCTTGCTCTCCTAGCTGCCTTGACTTTTGTGTTAGGTTACTTTACAAAAATACCAATTCCCGGGGGTTATTTTACCTTGCTAGATGCTGGCATCTTCACGACTGCCATGTTACTGGGAAAGCGGGAAGGCTTGATTGTGGGAGCATTGGCAGGCTTTCTCAATGACTTCATCGCGGGCTATGCGGCTTATATGTTTTTTACATTAGTCATTCATGGCTTACAAGGCTATTTGGGCGTTGTTACCAAGAACAAATGGATGAATTATTTCCTCGCTACTTTTGTTATGGTTGCTGGCTACTTTATAGCTGACATGTTTATTGTGGGCAGTTTGGGTGTAGCACTACCTGACATGGTTATCAATGCTGTACAAACAAGTGCAGGTTTTGCTATTGCTTTGCTCCTCTCAGAAATACTTAAGAAATCAGGTGCCCTTCATGGATTTAACACAAATTAAAGAAGATACAAAAATTATTATTGAAGATGTTATTGAAAAAACAGGCGTCCAGGCTGGACAGATCTTTGTACTAGGATTATCAAGTTCAGAAGTCAATGGAGGAATAATCGGTAAAAACTCATCAGCCGAAATAGGTGAAGTGATTGTCACAACGATCTATGAAGCTATAAATAAACGTGGGGTTTATCTTGCGGTCCAGGCTTGTGAGCATCTTAACCGAGCGCTTTTAATTGAGCAAGAATTGGCAGATAAAATAGACTTAGAAGTTGTATCCGTTATCCCACAACTCCATGCTGGAGGGAGTGGACAAGTTGCAGCATATAAATTGTTTAAAAAACCAGTAGAAGTTGAACATATCATAGCTCATGCTGGTTTAGACATTGGTGATACAGCTATCGGAATGCATGTTAAGCATGTGCAGATACCTATCCGTCCTGTTTTGAAAGAACTTGGAGGAGCGCACGTTACCGCACTTAAATCTCGTCCTAAACTTATTGGTGGAGTACGCGCAGCTTATTAGATGAGTAACAGAGGACAATTGCATATCAATTTGTCAAAACTATAAAGTATGAGAGAATAGTATTAACATTAGAGGAGGAGGTGGAGATGGATAACGTCGAAGCAGGAGACCTCAGAGAAAAATCAGCGACTCGTATGACCAACTGATTATTCACTAATTTCTAAGAGAGGGTAGAATTTCTATCCTCTTTTTTGTCCAAATGAAATTAGGCGCCTTGACAAAAAAAACAAAATCATATAAAATGATATTCGGGCACCGCTTTTTGCGGTAAAGTCAGAAGCTCCCTTACAAAAGGGAGCTTATTTTTTTATTTTCCCAGGCTTAAGAATAGAAAACAGAGGAGATTTCACATTGGCAACTAAGTATATTTTCGTCACAGGTGGTGGTACTTCATCAATGGGTAAAGGTATTGTTGCAGCGTCTTTGGGACGTTTGCTCAAAAACCGTGGCCTTAAAGTTACCGTACAAAAATTTGATCCATATCTTAATATTGATCCAGGGACAATGAGTCCTTACCAACATGGTGAAGTTTTTGTAACTGACGATGGTGCAGAGACTGACCTTGACCTTGGTCACTATGAGCGCTTCATTGACATCAACCTCAATAAGTACTCAAACGTAACATCAGGTAAAGTTTATTCTGAAATTTTACGTAAAGAGCGTAAAGGTGAATATCTGGGAGCGACTGTTCAAATGGTGCCACACGTGACAGACACTCTCAAAGAAAAAATCAAACGTGCAGCAACAATGACTGATGCAGATGTCATTATTACGGAAGTTGGTGGAACAGTTGGTGATATGGAGTCTTTACCCTTCATTGAAGCTTTGCGCCAAATGAAAGCAGAAGTGGGTTCAGATAATGTAATGTACATCCATACTGTGCCAATCCTTCACTTGCGTGCAGCTGGTGAGTTGAAAACTAAAATTGCACAAAATGCGACTAAAACCTTGCGTGAGTATGGTATCCAAGCCAACATGTTGGTCCTTCGTACAGAAGTTCCAATCACTCGCGAAATGCGTGATAAAGTCGCAATGTATTGTGATGTAGATCCTGAAGCAGTTATTCAATCTCTTGACGTCGAGCATCTCTATCAAATTCCGTTAAACTTGCAAGAGCAAAACATGGACCAAATCGTGTGTGATCATTTGAAGCTTGATGCACCAGCCGCAGATATGACTGAGTGGGCAGAAATGGTTGACCATGTAATGAACCTTAAGAAAAAAGTAAAAATTGCTTTGGTTGGTAAATATGTAGAATTGCCAGATGCTTATATTTCAGTAACAGAGGCGCTCAAACACGCTGGCTATCCGGCGGATAGCGATATTGACCTTGATTGGGTCAATGCTAATGATTTGAACGACAGCAATGCTGCAGCTCGCCTCAAAGATGCACACGGGATTATTGTGCCCGGTGGATTTGGTGAACGTGGTTCAGAAGGTAAAATCTCTGCAATTCGTTTTGCCCGTGAAAATGACGTACCAATGCTAGGTATCTGTTTGGGTATGCAAATGACTTGTGTGGAGTTTGCTCGTAACGTTCTTGGTATGGAAGGTGCTCATTCTTACGAATTGAACCCTGAAACACCTTATCCAATTATTGATATTATGCGTGATCAGGTAGATGTTGAAGATATGGGTGGTACTTTACGTTTGGGACTCTATCCATCAAAATTAAAAGCCAACACTAAAACACGTGCTGCTTATGGAGATGTGGATGTTGTGCAACGTCGTCACCGTCACCGTTATGAATTTAACAACAAATACCGTGAACAATTTGAAGCTGCTGGCTTCACATTCTCTGGCGTTTCACCTGATAACCGCTTGGTTGAGATTGTTGAATTAACAGATAAGAAATTCTTTGTTGCTTGCCAATATCACCCAGAATTACAATCACGTCCAAACCGTCCAGAAGAACTTTATCAAGCATTTGTTAAAGCTGCTGTGGATAATATGTAAAAGAAATCCCTAACATTGCGTTGGGGATTTTTTTTGAGAAAAATTTCTTCAATCACGTTGTACTTTTTACTTCGGTCCTCTATCATTTTTTGATATACTGGTTGAAAAGTCAAAGGGGAAAGATATGTCAGAATACCAACGTATGATTTCGGGTCAACTCTATAGGGCGCAGAAGATTGAAAAAAATTACGATCCGCTACCAGGTAGAGCACTTGCTCAAAAAATAAATCAAGTCAGTTTGCTGGATCAGGACCAAATTATTGCTTTAGAAAAAAAACTCTTTGGCAGTACAGGAGAATCTATTTATGTTAATCCCCCTCTTCAGGTAGATTATGGCTTTAATACGCATATCGGAGAAAACTTTTATGCCAATATCGACTGTATCTTTCTCGATGTTGCTCCGATTACTATTGGTGATGATGTATTGTTTGGCCCTCGTGTCAGTTTGATTACGCCGATGCATCCAATTGATGCGGGAGTCCGGCTCAGAGGACTCGAATATGCAAAGCCGATTACTATTGGGAACCGAGTCTGGCTAGGGGCTGGTGTCATTGTTAATCCAGGAGTATCCATTGGCGACAATACAATTGTGGGTTCAGGAGCAGTAGTAACAAAAGATTTACCTGCTAACGTTATTGCAGTGGGTAATCCCGCGCGCGTGCTCAGGAAAATTACAGAAGAAGACAAAAAGTATTGGGAAGAGCAAGAAAATAATTATCACTAAACCCAAAAAAAGCAGACCAAAAGTCTGCTTTTTCGGTATAAATCTATCTAAAATAGATTATTTCTTTGGTTGGACGACTCCAATTTCACTAATAAGTAAAACGAAAAGTCCGAATACAAGTGAGACTACCAAAGTGCTAAAAGGTCTGTCAGTTACTCCAGCGAGTGCGGTCATGATATAACCTACAACTTCACCAATAACTGCTGACCAGAAAAGAGTTACAAGTACTTTCATAATGATTCTTCTTTCGATTTTCCTTCAAAATAAAGTATAATACTATTAGAGCTAAAATTCAAGAATTATGCAAAAAAATAATACGAAAATAGGCAGAAAGGAGTCATATGTTTGCCCAATTAAATACTAAAACGGAGTATAGCTTTCTCGACAGCGTAGTCCGAGTAAAGGATTATCTGCAAGTGGCAGAAAAAATGGGCTATAAACAGCTTGGGATTTGTGATGTAGGAAATCTCCACGGGGCTTATCATTTTGCCATTGAGGCACAAAAAAGAAAGATCCAGCCTATTATTGGGATTGAGTTAGTTTTTGACTTAGATAATGTGCCTATTTCTTTTGGATTTATTGCTAAAAATACACAGGGTTATAAAAATCTTTTGAAGATTTCATCGAGCCATAACTATGGTCGGCGTCGTTTTTCAGACATCGAGATGTTCTTAGATAATGTGGCTTTAGTTGTTCCAGAATCTTATGCAAACCTGTCTGCGTTGTCCCAGATTAACGCGGAGCTCTATGCTGGTATTTCGATGTACACAACAAGTCAGACACAAATCAATCTGCCTGTCCTTCCCTTCCAATCCGTACGCTATTTGACATTGTCAGATAATGAAAGTTTGGAAATTCTGCACGCAATCCGTGACATTATACCTTATGACCAAAGTTTAACTCTGTCTAATGACCAACTCCTCCAACGGCCAGAAATTTACGAAAAAGTTTATGCTAAAAATTACCCGCAAGCAGTGACAAATCTCGAACAATTAGTGGAAAAGATCTCATATGATTTTAGTGAAAAATTGGGTTTGCCCAAATTTGATAACTCAAGAAATGCCGCGGAACTGCTCCGTGAAACTGCAGAAGCTCATCTACCTGAGGGTGAGAAATATCGGGAACGTCTGAATCACGAGCTTTCAGTCATCCATCAGATGGGATTTGATGATTATTTTTTAATTGTTGCTGATTTGCTCCGTTATGCTAGCGAGAATAATATTTATTGTGGAATGGGAAGAGGATCTGCAGCTGGGTCACTTGTTGCTTATGTATTGGGTATCACCCATGTTGATCCAGTAGCTAATAATCTTTTCTTTGAACGTTTCTTGAACCCGGAACGTGTGGCCATGCCCGATATCGATATTGATATGCCGGATAATAAACGTTCCGAACTTCTTGCTTATATGAAGCGTCGCTACGGTAGTGATCATGTAGCACAAATTGTAACTTTTTCAACCCTCGGAAAACGTCAAGCTTTACGTGATGTAGGCAAAGCTTTTGGAATGAATGAAGCTGAACTATCAAATCTCACGCGCATGTTGGCACGTCGTTTTGGTTCACTACGTGATGAATATGAAGAGAATCCCAAATTTAAGGCTGAAATATTACGTGATGCTAGGCTCAAAAAAATTTATGAGATAGCTTGCCGTATCGAAGGAATGCCGCGGCAGACTTCAACTCATGCTTCTGGATTAGTACTTAGCCAAGAATCTTTAGTTAATTATGTACCTTTGAAACCCTCCGATGACTTAGCTTTGACACAGTACGAAGCGCCGGATGTTGAAGCTATTGGCCTCTTAAAAATAGATTTCTTGGGCTTACGTAATCTTACAATCATTGAACGTTTACGTGAACTTGTCCAAAAACGAAAAGAAATTGATATTGATCCTTTGAAGATAGACTTGGAGGATGAAGCAACCTTGGAACTTTTTCGGGCAGGTAATACGATGGGGATTTTCCAGTTTGAAAATCCTCAGATGAGACGTTTTCTCCGTAATCTGGCGCCTACTAAGTTTGAGGATATCGTGGATGCGACTTCTATCTTTCGTCCCGGTCCCTCTCAGTTTATTCCAGAGTTTGTCGCAAGAAGGCACGGCCATGAGAAAGTTGAAGTCATTGATGAGACCTTGACGGAGATTTTATCCCCTACTTATGGCATTATGATTTATCAGGAACAAATTATGCAAGTAGCCCAGCGCTTTGCTGGATTTTCTTTAGGGAAAGCTGACTTATTACGACGGGCTATCTCTAAGAAAAAGGGGAAGGAGTTCGAAGAACTCCAAGCTGAATTTTTGGCTGGTAGTTTACAAATGGGACATACAGAAGAAAAAGCATTAGAAATATATCGCTTGATTGAGCGTTTTGCCAACTATGGCTTTAATAGATCACATGCTTATGCCTATGCTGCCTTAGCCTTTCAAATTGCTTTTTTTAAGGCGAATTATCCTGATGAATTCTATGAAGTCCAATTGCGCGATCGTAAAAGAGAGATTATGATTCAAGATGCTTTGGACAACGGATTTCAGATGGAGCAACCCCTGCTTAATCGTATGCCATATCATGATCGGGTTGAAAATAAAAAAATTGCTCTTGGACTCGCAAATATTAGGACAATTCCTAGAGATATGGCTTTTTGGATAGTCGAAAATAGACCTTTTTCAGGTTTAGCAGAGTTGGTTAAAGCTCTACCTGCAAATTTCCAAAAAAATGATTATTTATTGCCTCTTATACAGATTGGTGCTTTTGATGATCAAGATAAAAATAGAGGAAAGCTTGCGAAAAACTTACAAAGTTTGATTGAATATACACAAATCATTCAGCTAGATCTTTTTGGAACGACTGCCCTAAAATTTTCTTATCAAGATGAAGAAGACTATTTGCAGTCAGAAAAATATGAGTTTGAAAAGTCTTTCTTAGGTGTCGGCATCACACCACATCCTTTACAAACTCTAGCTCTTAAACTGGAAGGAAACTTTACACCATTCGCCGATTTGCAAAAAAATAAAAGAGCAACTCTTTTAGTGGAACTACTCTCGATCCGAACCCATCGGACAAAAAATGGCGAAACGATGGCTTTTCTGTCTGGAACAGACAGCAGAGAGAATTTTGATATCACTCTTTTCCCTGAAAACTATCGACGCTATATGTCTGACTTGGAAAAGGGAAAATATTATCTTATTTCTGGAAAAGTTTCGGAAAGAAATGATGAGTTGCAATTGTT
This window encodes:
- a CDS encoding ECF transporter S component is translated as MKYSTKKLTLLALLAALTFVLGYFTKIPIPGGYFTLLDAGIFTTAMLLGKREGLIVGALAGFLNDFIAGYAAYMFFTLVIHGLQGYLGVVTKNKWMNYFLATFVMVAGYFIADMFIVGSLGVALPDMVINAVQTSAGFAIALLLSEILKKSGALHGFNTN
- a CDS encoding DNA polymerase III subunit alpha: MFAQLNTKTEYSFLDSVVRVKDYLQVAEKMGYKQLGICDVGNLHGAYHFAIEAQKRKIQPIIGIELVFDLDNVPISFGFIAKNTQGYKNLLKISSSHNYGRRRFSDIEMFLDNVALVVPESYANLSALSQINAELYAGISMYTTSQTQINLPVLPFQSVRYLTLSDNESLEILHAIRDIIPYDQSLTLSNDQLLQRPEIYEKVYAKNYPQAVTNLEQLVEKISYDFSEKLGLPKFDNSRNAAELLRETAEAHLPEGEKYRERLNHELSVIHQMGFDDYFLIVADLLRYASENNIYCGMGRGSAAGSLVAYVLGITHVDPVANNLFFERFLNPERVAMPDIDIDMPDNKRSELLAYMKRRYGSDHVAQIVTFSTLGKRQALRDVGKAFGMNEAELSNLTRMLARRFGSLRDEYEENPKFKAEILRDARLKKIYEIACRIEGMPRQTSTHASGLVLSQESLVNYVPLKPSDDLALTQYEAPDVEAIGLLKIDFLGLRNLTIIERLRELVQKRKEIDIDPLKIDLEDEATLELFRAGNTMGIFQFENPQMRRFLRNLAPTKFEDIVDATSIFRPGPSQFIPEFVARRHGHEKVEVIDETLTEILSPTYGIMIYQEQIMQVAQRFAGFSLGKADLLRRAISKKKGKEFEELQAEFLAGSLQMGHTEEKALEIYRLIERFANYGFNRSHAYAYAALAFQIAFFKANYPDEFYEVQLRDRKREIMIQDALDNGFQMEQPLLNRMPYHDRVENKKIALGLANIRTIPRDMAFWIVENRPFSGLAELVKALPANFQKNDYLLPLIQIGAFDDQDKNRGKLAKNLQSLIEYTQIIQLDLFGTTALKFSYQDEEDYLQSEKYEFEKSFLGVGITPHPLQTLALKLEGNFTPFADLQKNKRATLLVELLSIRTHRTKNGETMAFLSGTDSRENFDITLFPENYRRYMSDLEKGKYYLISGKVSERNDELQLLADRVIEVEDTQRKLWLNMSDSSHNVRISRILREFPGGIQVILHFTDTKKTTQTQVYVEESELLLNKLEAYVLNAVYK
- a CDS encoding pyridoxamine kinase encodes the protein MTKNIVAVHDISCVGRCSLTVALPIISAYGIECRLLPTALLSTHTGGFTNFTYLDLTDEMRKIINAWQELDLQMDGIYSGFMASAEQIDVLKELIALYKDADNLSIIDPVMADHGELYSVFDMNFVEKMGELLPYADVLIPNITEACLLTDTPYQEGVQSEDFIHMLIEKLQARGAKNVVLTGVMLDEKYIGAAAARNTGQIDYVLAEKLPGAYHGTGDIFGSVLSAELTSGKTLTAATREAVDFVVKSIKNTPKSADKRYGVEFEQTLKSKRNQEK
- a CDS encoding sugar O-acetyltransferase, with product MSEYQRMISGQLYRAQKIEKNYDPLPGRALAQKINQVSLLDQDQIIALEKKLFGSTGESIYVNPPLQVDYGFNTHIGENFYANIDCIFLDVAPITIGDDVLFGPRVSLITPMHPIDAGVRLRGLEYAKPITIGNRVWLGAGVIVNPGVSIGDNTIVGSGAVVTKDLPANVIAVGNPARVLRKITEEDKKYWEEQENNYH
- a CDS encoding CTP synthase, producing MATKYIFVTGGGTSSMGKGIVAASLGRLLKNRGLKVTVQKFDPYLNIDPGTMSPYQHGEVFVTDDGAETDLDLGHYERFIDINLNKYSNVTSGKVYSEILRKERKGEYLGATVQMVPHVTDTLKEKIKRAATMTDADVIITEVGGTVGDMESLPFIEALRQMKAEVGSDNVMYIHTVPILHLRAAGELKTKIAQNATKTLREYGIQANMLVLRTEVPITREMRDKVAMYCDVDPEAVIQSLDVEHLYQIPLNLQEQNMDQIVCDHLKLDAPAADMTEWAEMVDHVMNLKKKVKIALVGKYVELPDAYISVTEALKHAGYPADSDIDLDWVNANDLNDSNAAARLKDAHGIIVPGGFGERGSEGKISAIRFARENDVPMLGICLGMQMTCVEFARNVLGMEGAHSYELNPETPYPIIDIMRDQVDVEDMGGTLRLGLYPSKLKANTKTRAAYGDVDVVQRRHRHRYEFNNKYREQFEAAGFTFSGVSPDNRLVEIVELTDKKFFVACQYHPELQSRPNRPEELYQAFVKAAVDNM
- a CDS encoding TIGR01440 family protein, with translation MDLTQIKEDTKIIIEDVIEKTGVQAGQIFVLGLSSSEVNGGIIGKNSSAEIGEVIVTTIYEAINKRGVYLAVQACEHLNRALLIEQELADKIDLEVVSVIPQLHAGGSGQVAAYKLFKKPVEVEHIIAHAGLDIGDTAIGMHVKHVQIPIRPVLKELGGAHVTALKSRPKLIGGVRAAY
- a CDS encoding DUF2929 family protein translates to MKVLVTLFWSAVIGEVVGYIMTALAGVTDRPFSTLVVSLVFGLFVLLISEIGVVQPKK